One Desulfonatronum thiodismutans DNA segment encodes these proteins:
- a CDS encoding DUF503 domain-containing protein — protein MIIGVLRLEFRLHGNDSLKGKRKVAQSLKQKLRNKFNLAVSEVEAMDEHERLILGAVTVSNDAARVESRLHKAMALAEAAAPVEFVQGNTEIFRSTQDPGDLRADLLEGGSW, from the coding sequence ATGATCATCGGCGTATTGCGGCTGGAATTCCGGCTGCACGGGAACGACTCCCTCAAGGGCAAACGCAAGGTGGCCCAGAGCCTGAAACAAAAGCTGCGCAACAAGTTCAACCTTGCCGTGTCCGAAGTGGAGGCCATGGACGAGCATGAGCGGCTGATTCTGGGGGCTGTTACGGTTTCCAACGACGCGGCCCGGGTAGAAAGTCGGCTGCACAAGGCCATGGCTCTGGCCGAGGCCGCCGCGCCGGTGGAATTCGTCCAGGGCAACACGGAAATATTTCGATCAACGCAGGACCCCGGAGATCTCCGCGCGGACCTGCTGGAAGGAGGCTCATGGTAA
- the rbfA gene encoding 30S ribosome-binding factor RbfA: MRGPSRRSIRLADMIQRELAQLLQEEIQDPRLELVTISGVRLNSDLSIAKVFYTCTDDPLRLEEIAVSLGKAKGYLRTLLGKRLNLRSTPELRFERDIFLEDMVYDGRHER, encoded by the coding sequence ATGCGTGGTCCGTCCCGGCGATCGATTCGCCTCGCGGACATGATCCAGCGGGAACTGGCTCAGTTGCTCCAAGAGGAGATCCAGGACCCCCGGCTGGAACTGGTCACCATCAGCGGGGTGCGGCTGAATTCCGACCTGAGCATCGCCAAGGTGTTCTATACGTGCACCGACGACCCGCTCCGGCTGGAAGAAATCGCCGTCTCCCTGGGCAAGGCCAAGGGATATCTGCGTACCTTGCTGGGTAAGCGCCTGAATCTGCGCTCAACCCCGGAACTGCGCTTCGAGCGGGACATTTTTCTGGAGGACATGGTTTATGACGGCCGCCATGAAAGGTAG
- a CDS encoding NfeD family protein: MFQVPGIILVGIVLWVLHAFLGVSARIAWALLLLWLAKDALMFFFVWPAYQGSEGDGWYSLIGLRGEVRRPLRPDGYIRIRGVLWKARAEDEAANVLPGTQVDVVGRDGIQLIVRPRP; encoded by the coding sequence TTGTTCCAGGTTCCGGGCATCATCCTGGTCGGGATCGTTTTGTGGGTGCTGCACGCGTTCCTGGGCGTCTCCGCAAGGATTGCCTGGGCGCTCCTGCTGCTCTGGCTGGCCAAGGACGCCCTGATGTTCTTTTTCGTCTGGCCGGCCTACCAGGGGAGTGAAGGCGACGGCTGGTATTCCCTGATCGGACTGCGGGGCGAAGTTCGTCGTCCGCTGCGGCCCGATGGCTACATCCGCATCCGCGGCGTGCTCTGGAAGGCCAGGGCCGAGGACGAAGCCGCGAATGTTCTTCCTGGAACACAGGTCGACGTGGTGGGCCGGGACGGCATCCAACTGATTGTCCGTCCCAGACCGTGA
- the rpsO gene encoding 30S ribosomal protein S15 produces MVMSIEDKAKVIEEYRLKEGDTGSPEVQVALLTHRINELTGHFKTHKKDFHSRTGLLKLVGKRRGLLNYLKKKDVQRYRDLIERLKLRK; encoded by the coding sequence GTGGTCATGAGTATCGAAGATAAAGCCAAAGTGATCGAGGAGTACCGGTTGAAAGAGGGCGACACTGGTTCGCCCGAGGTGCAGGTGGCTCTGTTGACCCACCGCATCAACGAATTGACCGGACATTTCAAGACCCACAAGAAGGACTTTCATTCCCGGACCGGGCTGCTGAAGCTGGTCGGGAAGCGCCGGGGGCTGCTGAACTATCTTAAGAAGAAAGACGTTCAGCGCTACCGCGATCTGATCGAACGACTCAAACTGCGCAAGTAG
- the pnp gene encoding polyribonucleotide nucleotidyltransferase: protein MNDLMNCTRLSTNLNGKEFIIETGRMANQADGAVWVQCGDTVVLVTAVAQALDREVSFLPLTVNYQEMSYAAGQIPGNFFRREIGRPSDRETLVSRVIDRPIRPMFPKKFPMEIQVIATVLSADPDNDPDVLALTGASAALHISRIPFLGPIAGIRVGCINGEFVLNPSFKDLTESTLNLVMAASRDAVVMVEAGASFVPESLIAKALEWGQQQAIPLLDLQDEMREKVGKPKIAPKLTIIDPDLSATVRDLAQGKLEVALQIPVKAERKEAQKAVHREVVQALVEKGVDIQAVGSQVDEIMEALEKEVMRARIHREHVRLDGRDLTTVRPIDIQVGLLPRTHGSALFTRGETKALAVATMGSTRDEQRLDTLAGGSTKRFMLHYNFPPYCVGEARMLRGPSRREIGHGQLAERALTPVLPQPEDYPFTLRIVSEVMESNGSSSMATVCGASLALMDAGVPISEPVAGIAMGLIKEGDDYLVLTDILGAEDHLGDMDFKVAGTVEGITAIQMDIKIAGIPTDVLSRALDQARDARLHILKEMNAVLDKPRTELSPYAPQLSVVHINPEKIREVIGPGGKTVKAITAATGASVDIDDSGKISIFAPTKDALDMAVEMVTFYNQVPEIGKDYIGRVKKIIEFGAVVEILPGVEGLVHVSQLDTARVEQVADVVQLGQELKVKVIEVEPSGRVRMSRKAVIMEERGEVFDMASAARPSGGPRRDSGRGRDDRGRGDRDRGRR, encoded by the coding sequence ATGAATGATCTCATGAACTGCACACGCCTGTCGACGAACCTGAACGGCAAGGAATTCATCATTGAAACCGGGAGAATGGCCAATCAGGCCGACGGCGCCGTCTGGGTGCAGTGCGGCGACACCGTCGTGCTGGTCACGGCCGTGGCCCAGGCCCTGGACCGGGAAGTTTCGTTCCTGCCCCTGACCGTGAACTATCAGGAAATGTCGTATGCCGCGGGCCAGATTCCCGGAAACTTTTTCCGGCGGGAGATCGGCCGTCCCAGCGACCGGGAGACCTTGGTTTCCCGTGTCATCGACCGGCCCATCCGGCCCATGTTCCCGAAAAAATTTCCCATGGAAATCCAGGTCATCGCCACGGTTTTGTCGGCGGACCCGGACAACGACCCGGACGTCCTGGCGCTCACCGGCGCTTCCGCGGCCCTGCACATTTCCCGGATTCCCTTCCTGGGACCCATTGCCGGAATCAGGGTCGGCTGCATCAACGGCGAGTTCGTGCTGAATCCCAGCTTCAAGGATTTGACGGAAAGCACCTTGAACCTGGTCATGGCCGCCTCACGCGACGCCGTGGTCATGGTGGAGGCCGGAGCGAGCTTTGTTCCGGAATCCCTTATCGCCAAGGCCCTGGAGTGGGGCCAGCAGCAGGCCATTCCCCTGCTGGATCTGCAGGACGAGATGCGGGAAAAGGTGGGCAAGCCCAAGATCGCACCCAAACTGACCATCATTGATCCGGACCTGTCAGCCACGGTTCGCGATTTGGCTCAGGGCAAACTGGAAGTCGCGTTGCAGATTCCGGTGAAGGCCGAACGCAAGGAGGCCCAGAAGGCCGTGCACCGGGAAGTGGTTCAGGCCCTGGTGGAAAAAGGCGTGGACATCCAGGCCGTGGGCTCCCAGGTGGACGAGATCATGGAAGCCCTGGAGAAAGAGGTGATGCGCGCCCGGATTCATCGCGAGCACGTACGCCTGGACGGTCGGGACCTGACCACGGTGCGGCCCATTGACATCCAGGTCGGTCTGCTGCCCAGAACCCACGGCTCGGCTCTGTTCACCCGCGGCGAGACCAAGGCCCTGGCCGTGGCCACCATGGGCAGCACCCGTGACGAGCAGCGCCTGGACACACTGGCCGGGGGGAGCACCAAGCGGTTCATGCTGCATTACAATTTCCCGCCCTATTGCGTTGGCGAGGCCCGGATGCTGCGCGGCCCCAGCCGCCGGGAGATCGGCCACGGCCAACTGGCTGAGCGCGCCCTGACCCCGGTCCTTCCCCAGCCAGAGGATTACCCGTTCACCCTGCGCATCGTTTCCGAGGTCATGGAGAGCAACGGCTCGTCGTCCATGGCCACGGTCTGCGGCGCGTCCTTGGCCTTGATGGACGCCGGCGTGCCCATTTCGGAACCCGTGGCCGGGATCGCCATGGGGCTGATCAAGGAAGGCGATGATTACCTGGTTCTGACGGATATCCTCGGAGCCGAGGACCATCTCGGAGACATGGACTTCAAGGTTGCCGGGACCGTCGAGGGCATCACGGCGATCCAGATGGACATCAAGATCGCCGGTATCCCCACGGACGTGCTCAGCAGGGCCTTGGATCAGGCCCGTGACGCCCGGCTGCACATTCTCAAGGAAATGAACGCCGTGCTGGATAAGCCCCGGACGGAGCTTTCACCCTACGCCCCGCAGCTCAGCGTGGTGCACATCAACCCTGAGAAAATCCGCGAAGTCATCGGGCCCGGCGGCAAGACCGTGAAGGCCATCACCGCGGCCACGGGCGCTTCCGTGGATATTGACGATTCCGGAAAGATATCCATCTTCGCCCCGACCAAGGATGCCCTGGACATGGCCGTGGAAATGGTCACGTTCTACAATCAGGTCCCGGAAATCGGCAAGGACTACATCGGTCGGGTCAAGAAGATCATCGAGTTCGGCGCGGTGGTGGAAATCCTGCCCGGAGTGGAAGGCCTGGTCCACGTTTCCCAATTGGATACGGCCCGGGTGGAACAGGTGGCGGACGTGGTTCAGCTTGGTCAGGAACTGAAGGTCAAGGTGATCGAGGTGGAGCCGTCTGGTCGGGTCCGTATGTCCCGCAAAGCCGTGATCATGGAAGAGCGCGGTGAAGTCTTCGACATGGCCTCCGCGGCCCGGCCCTCAGGCGGTCCGCGCCGGGACAGCGGCCGTGGCCGGGATGACCGGGGGCGCGGTGATCGCGACCGCGGTCGTCGATAG
- the truB gene encoding tRNA pseudouridine(55) synthase TruB, producing MDSETPTRKPAQAHGVLVLDKPSGPSSTQCLERIKRTLGQRKIGHAGTLDPLAQGVLLVLLGQATKIASYLTEGRKQYQGVLRLGVETDTYDVLGKVLSTTDLIEADAQSVRTAVLEWGQLTEQEVPPYSAAKHQGKPLYALSRSGRDVPVKRKPIQIFQAEVLFMELPLVRFRVECSAGTYIRSLVHSLGKRLHCGAVLEELIRERSHPFALDQAHGLAAVLEESEAFSGKVIALRDALPHFPQHILSPEQSRIVRHGGRLPWNFSGNGPRDDAPPAPGARALFLDDREQPLALVESREAEGVLQWTILRGLF from the coding sequence ATGGATTCCGAGACCCCGACGCGAAAACCAGCCCAAGCCCACGGTGTGCTGGTCCTGGACAAGCCCTCTGGCCCTTCTTCCACCCAGTGCCTAGAACGGATCAAGCGCACCCTGGGGCAGCGCAAGATCGGCCATGCCGGGACTCTGGATCCGTTGGCCCAGGGCGTCTTGCTGGTTCTTCTGGGCCAGGCCACGAAAATCGCTTCCTATCTGACGGAGGGCCGTAAGCAGTACCAGGGCGTGTTGCGTTTGGGCGTTGAAACCGATACCTACGATGTTTTGGGAAAGGTTTTGAGCACGACTGATCTCATAGAGGCGGACGCCCAGAGTGTCCGCACCGCCGTTCTGGAGTGGGGGCAGCTCACCGAGCAGGAAGTGCCGCCCTATTCCGCGGCGAAGCATCAGGGCAAGCCCTTGTATGCTTTGAGTCGATCCGGGCGAGACGTCCCGGTGAAACGAAAACCGATCCAAATTTTTCAGGCGGAGGTCCTTTTCATGGAGCTCCCCCTGGTGCGCTTCCGGGTGGAATGTTCCGCCGGCACCTATATACGTTCCCTGGTCCACAGCCTGGGGAAACGCCTGCATTGCGGGGCCGTGCTGGAAGAGTTGATCCGGGAGCGCAGCCATCCCTTCGCCCTTGACCAAGCCCACGGCCTTGCTGCCGTGCTGGAGGAATCCGAGGCGTTTTCGGGGAAAGTGATCGCGTTGCGGGATGCCTTGCCGCATTTCCCACAACACATTCTTTCTCCGGAACAGTCCCGGATTGTCCGCCATGGCGGGAGATTGCCCTGGAATTTTTCCGGCAATGGCCCGCGGGACGATGCGCCTCCGGCTCCGGGTGCGCGGGCCCTGTTTCTGGATGACCGGGAACAACCCCTGGCCTTGGTCGAGTCGCGCGAAGCGGAAGGCGTGTTGCAATGGACCATCCTGCGCGGCTTGTTTTAG
- a CDS encoding DHH family phosphoesterase yields the protein MKGSTADSWARVLRLLREGDNFLVAGHNNPDGDALGSTVALGWLLEALGKNYCLYNESPLPDRFSWLRFPRPLQQSHPDWEPRWYVLLDCGDAKRVGKDLAGRLPLERTINIDHHVSNRDFGTVNLVEPDRSSVGEMIGYLAQELNIPLSGPLGEAVYLALTTDTGSFSYENTGPKVLELAATIIRQGLNPGRFNSLLQNQWRMNRLKLMGDVLSRARLFDDGRIGMLSIPRSFREERQATIEDCDDMVDYIRRVKGVQIAVSLREDEPRKIKFSLRSSGDTDVEAIASSVGGGGHKNASGGELHHSLEDAEALLVRMTREYLALADKNPSSLS from the coding sequence ATGAAAGGTAGTACCGCGGACAGTTGGGCCAGGGTGTTGCGCCTGTTGCGCGAAGGCGACAATTTCCTGGTGGCCGGGCACAATAATCCTGACGGCGACGCCCTTGGCTCCACTGTGGCCCTGGGATGGCTACTGGAGGCTCTGGGCAAGAACTATTGCCTGTACAACGAATCACCGTTGCCGGATCGATTTTCCTGGTTGCGCTTCCCCCGTCCCTTGCAGCAGAGCCATCCGGACTGGGAACCCCGGTGGTATGTTCTGCTGGATTGCGGCGATGCGAAGCGGGTGGGCAAGGACTTGGCTGGTCGCCTGCCTCTGGAGCGGACGATCAACATCGATCACCACGTCAGCAATCGGGATTTCGGCACAGTGAACCTGGTGGAGCCGGATCGGTCTTCCGTGGGAGAGATGATCGGCTATCTGGCGCAGGAACTGAACATTCCCTTGAGCGGTCCCCTGGGTGAAGCCGTTTACCTTGCCTTGACCACGGACACGGGATCCTTCAGCTACGAAAACACCGGACCCAAGGTGCTGGAGCTGGCTGCGACCATCATTCGGCAAGGGCTGAATCCAGGACGGTTCAACTCCCTGCTGCAAAACCAGTGGCGAATGAACCGATTGAAGCTGATGGGCGACGTGCTGAGCCGGGCCAGATTGTTCGATGACGGTCGAATCGGAATGCTTTCCATTCCGAGGAGCTTTCGCGAAGAGCGTCAGGCCACCATTGAGGATTGCGACGACATGGTGGACTACATCAGGCGGGTCAAGGGGGTACAAATCGCGGTCAGTCTGCGTGAGGACGAGCCCCGCAAGATCAAATTCAGTCTGCGCTCCTCCGGTGACACGGATGTGGAGGCAATCGCTTCCTCCGTGGGCGGCGGCGGACATAAGAACGCCTCCGGGGGGGAGCTGCATCACAGCCTGGAAGACGCGGAAGCTCTTCTGGTGCGGATGACCCGCGAGTATCTTGCCCTGGCGGATAAAAACCCTTCTTCCTTGTCGTGA